In Variovorax paradoxus, a single genomic region encodes these proteins:
- a CDS encoding sugar 3,4-ketoisomerase, with amino-acid sequence MKETRKFGTSLSDAVELIDLERLSDPRGNLTFIEGGRHIPFDVQRVYYLYDVPAGEARGGHAHHNLQQLIIAVAGSFDVILDNGFERKTVTCNRPFQGILMKSLVWRELNNFSSGAVCLVLASMKYEESDYIRNYEDFISVARKG; translated from the coding sequence ATGAAAGAGACTAGAAAATTCGGGACATCCCTGTCTGATGCGGTTGAATTGATCGACTTGGAGCGCTTGAGCGATCCAAGAGGAAATTTGACCTTCATCGAGGGCGGTCGGCACATTCCCTTTGATGTCCAGCGTGTGTACTATTTGTACGATGTTCCGGCGGGGGAAGCCCGCGGAGGGCATGCACATCACAATCTCCAGCAATTGATCATTGCAGTAGCCGGCAGTTTTGATGTCATTCTGGACAATGGCTTCGAGAGAAAAACCGTGACCTGCAATCGTCCCTTCCAGGGGATTTTAATGAAATCCCTGGTTTGGCGAGAATTGAATAATTTTTCTTCGGGTGCTGTCTGCCTGGTGCTGGCATCCATGAAATACGAAGAGTCCGATTACATCCGAAATTACGAAGATTTCATTTCTGTTGCGCGAAAAGGATAA
- a CDS encoding DegT/DnrJ/EryC1/StrS family aminotransferase: MIPFFDIHAGHAEMADDFTQAFSKVMKSGHVIMGGELVAFENEFAAYCGAKHCIGVGNGLDALALTLRARGIKAGDEVLVPSQTFIATWLGVSMVGATPVPVEIDPATYLLDPARIKEKLTSRTKAIIPVHLYGLPAAMDAINEIARPLGIFVFEDAAQAHGATHNGKRTGVLGDAAAFSFYPTKNLGAMGDAGAVVTNDDALAGELRMLRNYGSSQKYVHEVAGVNSRLDELQAALLRTKLGRLDAWNEQRRALAARYSEGLRGVGDIRIPHVPSDSTHVYHLYVISTGRRAELSAHLTAQGIQTLVHYPIPPHVQGAYAELGLPADSLPLATAAANETLSLPIWPQMQPEQVDAVVAQIRKFFA, encoded by the coding sequence ATGATTCCGTTTTTTGATATTCACGCCGGCCACGCCGAAATGGCCGATGACTTCACGCAGGCCTTTTCGAAGGTCATGAAGAGCGGCCATGTGATCATGGGTGGTGAACTCGTTGCCTTCGAAAATGAATTCGCTGCCTATTGCGGCGCGAAGCACTGCATTGGCGTGGGCAACGGTCTCGACGCGCTCGCGCTGACGTTGCGCGCGCGCGGCATCAAGGCCGGAGACGAGGTGCTTGTGCCCTCGCAGACCTTCATTGCAACCTGGCTGGGTGTCTCGATGGTTGGGGCAACGCCCGTTCCGGTCGAGATCGATCCGGCAACGTACCTTCTCGATCCCGCGCGCATCAAGGAGAAGTTGACCAGCCGTACCAAGGCGATCATTCCAGTGCACCTGTACGGGCTGCCCGCAGCGATGGACGCGATCAACGAGATCGCCCGCCCGCTCGGCATCTTCGTGTTCGAGGATGCGGCGCAAGCCCACGGTGCCACGCACAACGGCAAGCGGACTGGCGTCCTTGGCGATGCAGCCGCCTTCAGCTTTTACCCGACCAAAAATCTGGGTGCCATGGGCGACGCCGGTGCCGTGGTCACCAACGACGATGCGCTTGCTGGCGAACTGCGCATGTTGCGAAACTATGGCTCCAGCCAGAAGTATGTGCATGAAGTTGCCGGTGTGAATTCCCGGCTCGACGAATTGCAGGCTGCGCTCTTGCGCACGAAGCTTGGCCGGCTCGATGCCTGGAACGAGCAGCGCCGTGCGCTGGCGGCGCGCTATTCCGAGGGACTGCGCGGAGTGGGCGACATTCGCATTCCGCATGTGCCTAGCGACAGCACGCACGTCTATCACCTCTACGTGATCAGCACCGGCCGCCGTGCGGAACTGTCGGCGCACCTGACGGCGCAAGGCATCCAGACATTGGTCCACTATCCCATTCCGCCGCACGTGCAAGGGGCCTATGCCGAGCTCGGCTTGCCCGCGGACAGCCTTCCCCTGGCAACCGCGGCAGCCAACGAAACCTTGTCTCTGCCGATCTGGCCGCAAATGCAGCCTGAGCAGGTTGACGCGGTGGTGGCTCAGATCCGCAAGTTCTTTGCATAG
- a CDS encoding glycosyltransferase family 2 protein has protein sequence MPLPLVSVVIPIFNQAKFVVETVGSAVRQTYRNLQVIVVDDGSTDNGPELLEAEFGEQIVLLRQKNAGPSAAINTGLAAATGSFIALLGGDDLCVEDRIDVQLEIMRTTPHDIVFSKPFLIDEGGKPMDDASFPVFFNSSPIPSMLRALVLQGNFLCAPTAFMRREAVQSLGVFRPGLVQLQDYDYWLRAAAAGMSLAELGPRVVRYRRHSGNLSLQGGSVASAAETVPVIKTVLETGMPEELRRAFPYFFEPVADSSVPLTSFDKASLLLSHPRDELRMAGLEYAIALAEDPSFIAKASRLGLNLNRLAQKSL, from the coding sequence ATGCCCTTGCCGCTGGTCAGTGTCGTCATCCCCATCTTCAACCAAGCCAAGTTTGTTGTTGAGACAGTGGGCAGCGCCGTTCGGCAGACCTATCGGAACCTGCAGGTCATCGTCGTGGACGATGGGTCTACCGACAACGGGCCGGAGCTGCTCGAGGCTGAGTTCGGCGAGCAGATCGTTCTGCTGAGACAGAAGAATGCGGGGCCTTCGGCCGCGATCAACACTGGTCTGGCCGCGGCTACCGGCTCGTTCATCGCGCTGCTGGGGGGGGATGATCTTTGCGTTGAGGACCGGATTGACGTGCAATTGGAAATCATGCGGACGACGCCGCATGACATTGTCTTTTCCAAGCCTTTCCTGATCGACGAAGGCGGGAAACCAATGGACGATGCGAGTTTTCCGGTGTTCTTCAACAGTTCGCCAATCCCGTCGATGTTGCGGGCGTTGGTTCTGCAAGGCAATTTTCTGTGCGCACCTACGGCGTTCATGCGCCGAGAAGCCGTGCAGAGCTTGGGGGTCTTCCGGCCCGGGCTGGTGCAACTGCAGGACTACGACTACTGGTTGAGAGCCGCGGCAGCGGGTATGAGCCTTGCCGAATTGGGTCCTCGCGTGGTCCGTTACCGTCGCCACTCTGGCAACCTGTCCTTGCAGGGGGGGAGCGTGGCTTCGGCCGCGGAGACGGTTCCGGTCATTAAGACCGTGCTCGAAACTGGTATGCCGGAAGAGCTTCGACGCGCCTTTCCCTATTTCTTTGAGCCCGTGGCAGACAGTTCAGTGCCACTGACCTCGTTCGACAAGGCCAGTCTGCTGTTGTCGCACCCCCGGGACGAACTGCGCATGGCGGGCCTCGAGTACGCCATTGCGCTGGCAGAGGATCCGTCGTTCATCGCAAAGGCAAGTCGACTGGGCCTGAATCTCAACCGATTAGCTCAGAAATCTTTGTGA
- a CDS encoding glycosyltransferase family 61 protein gives MLSRIIQTVARKLRGAEAVPGRAVAEPAPIAPANEAVAVSPPIDIYAEHAKWMALAGQRDFDGAIELCLSTIKAPDTSFVASLFLGYAYFQSGRPSEAQRHLIPAVALNAGDFYANLLLAHVEKALGAPREALARYMTCCTLDAASVVEPFEAAMDIALPMREAEEGEALSTLFDKLHAADKLPDPLVLKFLFFWRRDADLVGLLVRAEEAGKPKASFRHVRTVQDWALAHGENYVSLGEPVSIRLVTPTETYRDAPKEKHVLGSAPYIAEVRNASIVGNSSLIYAGDADVLSDVLAHPLYGEQVSLAYDKTVIAQRSDALLLAQQGASERLDEGIMLSGLASNAYGHWFAEFLPKLRYFERNPRFEQLPIIVDAGMPQSHFDFLAALVGNPLHRIESGQVLEVGCLHVAPTTTFFPVELFRDHGVPPEHQASWSAESMQYIKDRIAKGRKLPGQRSRRLFLSRKNSSWRLLRNESELIEDLQSMGFETVFMEELDFEHQVRTFGEAEFVVAPNGSALNSLIFAAPEVKALILGQQNSFNWGGWLGPMLDLGFNPEFLEGEAVESTDFKHSDYVVSVAKVHAKVHEMLHS, from the coding sequence ATGCTGTCCAGAATAATTCAAACCGTTGCGCGCAAGCTTAGAGGTGCAGAGGCTGTGCCTGGAAGAGCCGTTGCAGAGCCGGCTCCGATTGCGCCGGCCAACGAGGCGGTGGCTGTATCGCCCCCGATCGACATCTATGCCGAGCATGCCAAGTGGATGGCGCTTGCAGGCCAGCGTGATTTCGACGGTGCCATCGAGCTTTGCCTTTCGACCATCAAGGCTCCGGATACAAGCTTCGTGGCATCGCTGTTTCTGGGCTACGCTTATTTCCAGAGCGGAAGGCCCTCTGAAGCGCAACGGCATCTCATTCCGGCTGTGGCCTTGAATGCAGGTGACTTCTACGCAAATCTGCTGCTCGCGCACGTCGAGAAGGCCTTGGGTGCGCCTCGAGAGGCCCTCGCCAGGTACATGACCTGCTGCACCCTGGATGCGGCATCGGTCGTCGAACCCTTCGAGGCGGCCATGGATATTGCGCTGCCGATGCGTGAGGCGGAGGAGGGGGAGGCGCTCTCGACGCTTTTCGACAAGCTCCATGCCGCGGACAAGCTCCCGGATCCGTTGGTGTTGAAGTTCCTGTTCTTCTGGCGGCGAGATGCCGACCTCGTCGGCTTGCTGGTCCGGGCTGAAGAGGCGGGGAAGCCGAAAGCATCGTTCCGTCACGTCCGTACCGTGCAGGACTGGGCGTTGGCACATGGCGAGAACTATGTGAGCCTGGGCGAGCCGGTTTCTATTCGGCTGGTTACGCCAACGGAGACGTACCGCGACGCTCCCAAGGAGAAGCATGTGCTGGGCAGCGCTCCATACATTGCCGAAGTGCGTAATGCAAGCATCGTGGGTAACTCGAGCCTCATCTACGCCGGGGATGCGGACGTGTTGTCGGACGTGTTGGCGCATCCGCTTTACGGTGAACAAGTCAGTCTCGCCTACGACAAGACCGTGATTGCGCAACGGTCCGATGCCCTGTTGCTCGCGCAGCAGGGTGCCAGTGAAAGACTTGACGAAGGAATCATGCTCTCGGGACTTGCGAGCAATGCCTATGGCCACTGGTTTGCCGAATTTCTTCCGAAGCTGCGCTACTTTGAAAGAAACCCGCGGTTCGAACAGTTGCCGATCATTGTCGACGCAGGCATGCCGCAATCGCATTTCGACTTTCTGGCGGCACTTGTTGGAAACCCGTTGCATCGAATCGAAAGTGGCCAAGTGCTGGAAGTGGGGTGCCTCCATGTTGCGCCGACCACCACATTCTTTCCCGTGGAATTGTTCAGGGATCATGGTGTTCCGCCCGAACATCAGGCCTCGTGGAGCGCCGAGTCCATGCAATACATCAAGGACAGGATCGCCAAAGGTCGGAAGCTTCCTGGCCAGCGCTCGCGCCGCTTGTTTCTTTCGCGAAAAAACAGCAGCTGGCGGCTGCTGCGCAACGAGAGCGAACTCATCGAAGACCTGCAGTCGATGGGGTTCGAGACGGTCTTCATGGAAGAACTCGACTTCGAGCATCAAGTGCGGACCTTCGGCGAAGCGGAATTCGTCGTGGCGCCGAACGGTTCCGCGCTGAACAGCCTCATCTTCGCTGCGCCAGAGGTCAAGGCCTTGATCCTGGGGCAGCAGAACAGCTTCAATTGGGGCGGCTGGCTGGGGCCGATGCTCGATCTCGGGTTCAATCCCGAATTCCTTGAAGGCGAGGCTGTGGAGAGCACGGACTTCAAGCATTCCGACTACGTTGTTTCCGTCGCAAAAGTGCACGCTAAAGTGCACGAGATGCTGCATTCTTGA
- a CDS encoding DegT/DnrJ/EryC1/StrS family aminotransferase, whose product MNKPLYVTQPYLPPLDEFLPYLQQIWDNKILTNGGPFHQELEKALCEYLGVEHIALFTNGTIALVTALQSLRITGEVITTPYSFVATSHSLLWNGIKPVFADVDPHTLNLDPKRIEALITPQTTAIMPVHCYGHPCDTRAIQAIADNYNLRVIYDAAHAFGVQDESGSILNHGDMSVLSFHATKVFNTFEGGAIICKDATTKTRIDQLKNFGHVGEVTVVAPGINGKMSEFNAALGLLQLKHLHKALDLRRAIDAAYRRLLEDVPGIVCLADAGETVANYAYFPILVGPEFRLSRDGLYEHLKANGIHPRRYFYPLISEFPMYRGLPTASRDHLPNASRAAERILCLPIYPDLEMSQVERIVSLIAAA is encoded by the coding sequence ATGAACAAGCCTCTCTACGTCACTCAGCCGTATCTGCCGCCGCTGGACGAATTCCTGCCTTACCTGCAGCAGATCTGGGACAACAAGATTCTGACGAATGGCGGTCCGTTTCATCAGGAACTGGAAAAGGCGCTTTGCGAGTACCTGGGTGTCGAACACATAGCGCTCTTCACCAACGGCACCATCGCATTGGTCACGGCGCTTCAGTCGCTGCGGATCACTGGCGAGGTGATCACCACGCCGTACTCGTTCGTTGCCACATCGCACTCTCTTCTTTGGAACGGCATCAAGCCCGTCTTTGCCGACGTTGACCCGCATACGCTGAATCTGGACCCTAAGCGGATCGAAGCGCTCATTACCCCGCAGACGACGGCGATCATGCCGGTTCATTGCTACGGGCATCCCTGCGACACCCGTGCGATCCAGGCGATTGCGGACAACTACAACCTGCGCGTGATCTACGACGCGGCGCATGCATTCGGCGTGCAAGACGAGAGCGGCAGCATTCTCAATCACGGAGACATGTCGGTATTGAGCTTTCACGCCACGAAGGTCTTCAATACGTTCGAGGGCGGTGCAATCATCTGCAAGGACGCGACCACCAAGACCCGCATCGATCAACTGAAGAATTTCGGTCACGTCGGAGAGGTGACGGTCGTTGCGCCGGGCATCAATGGGAAGATGAGCGAGTTCAATGCGGCGCTCGGACTGCTGCAGCTGAAGCACTTGCACAAGGCGCTGGACCTGAGGCGCGCCATTGACGCCGCGTATCGACGATTGCTGGAAGATGTGCCGGGCATCGTGTGCCTGGCGGACGCGGGTGAGACTGTGGCCAACTACGCCTATTTCCCGATTCTCGTGGGACCGGAGTTCCGCCTTTCTCGCGACGGGCTCTACGAGCATCTCAAGGCGAACGGCATCCATCCTCGCCGGTATTTCTACCCGCTCATTTCCGAGTTCCCGATGTACAGGGGGCTGCCGACGGCAAGCCGCGATCACCTGCCGAACGCCAGCCGCGCAGCGGAGCGCATTCTTTGCCTGCCGATCTATCCGGACCTCGAGATGTCGCAGGTCGAGCGAATCGTCAGTCTGATCGCGGCGGCATGA
- a CDS encoding WbqC family protein, giving the protein MKVGIMQPYFLPYIGYFQLIAAVDLFVVYDNIKYTKKGWINRNRLLQNGTDAVFSLPLKKDSDALDVRERELAADFNRQKLLNQFIGSYRAAPYFEQGIELARDLVMSEETNLFRYLHASIVATCKYLGIETRIEISSRVPADHELKGEDRVLSICAACNADTYINTIGGLELYSRERFASQNIVLQFIRSKPFEYRQFGAPFVPWLSMIDVIMFNPVDEIKDSLLTKFELI; this is encoded by the coding sequence ATGAAAGTCGGGATCATGCAGCCCTACTTTCTGCCGTACATCGGGTACTTCCAGCTGATCGCTGCGGTGGACCTCTTCGTGGTTTACGACAACATCAAGTACACGAAGAAGGGCTGGATCAACCGCAACCGGCTGCTGCAGAACGGCACGGACGCGGTGTTTTCGCTGCCACTGAAAAAAGATTCCGATGCGCTGGACGTCCGGGAGCGCGAGTTGGCCGCAGATTTCAACAGGCAGAAGCTGCTGAACCAGTTCATTGGCTCTTATCGCGCAGCGCCGTATTTCGAGCAGGGCATTGAACTGGCCCGCGATCTGGTGATGAGCGAGGAGACGAACCTGTTTCGTTATCTCCATGCGTCGATAGTGGCAACCTGCAAATACCTCGGTATTGAAACGCGCATCGAAATCTCGTCGCGAGTACCCGCCGACCACGAACTGAAGGGCGAAGATCGCGTGCTGTCGATCTGCGCAGCCTGCAACGCCGATACCTACATCAACACCATCGGCGGCCTCGAGCTCTATTCGCGCGAGCGCTTCGCGAGCCAAAACATTGTGTTGCAGTTCATTCGCTCGAAGCCGTTCGAATACAGGCAGTTCGGCGCGCCATTCGTGCCTTGGTTGTCGATGATCGACGTCATCATGTTCAACCCCGTCGACGAGATCAAGGACTCGTTGCTAACCAAATTCGAATTGATTTGA
- a CDS encoding GNAT family N-acetyltransferase produces MTSGQFELSVNRASAAEIVRHLLECSDSFKPPLAARVDIEAYSAKIAENAVRFEAWGLDGRLVGLVAVYENAGPDLFVTNVSVAPVCRGAGLAQRLFQLCFARLDARGLKRFRLEVNGNSEAAVRLYARMGFESESRTGDLIHMQRPAVSGGTDEH; encoded by the coding sequence ATGACATCGGGGCAATTCGAACTCTCGGTCAATCGTGCCTCGGCTGCCGAAATCGTCCGGCATCTGCTGGAGTGCAGCGACAGTTTCAAGCCGCCCCTGGCTGCCCGCGTCGACATCGAGGCGTACAGCGCCAAGATTGCCGAAAACGCGGTTCGTTTCGAGGCCTGGGGCCTCGATGGCCGTCTCGTCGGGCTTGTCGCCGTGTACGAAAATGCGGGGCCGGACCTGTTTGTGACCAATGTCAGCGTAGCACCGGTATGCCGTGGCGCGGGTTTGGCACAGCGATTGTTTCAGCTTTGTTTTGCCCGTTTGGACGCACGGGGGCTCAAGCGCTTCAGGCTCGAAGTCAACGGTAATAGCGAGGCGGCTGTCCGCCTGTACGCCAGGATGGGCTTCGAGTCCGAATCCCGGACAGGCGACCTGATACACATGCAACGACCCGCGGTGAGCGGAGGAACAGATGAACACTGA
- a CDS encoding class I SAM-dependent methyltransferase has protein sequence MNTERNYDAEIADTADHQYAYGFDFDVMHPYMLRSFEPFMNRAGSVLELGSFKGDFTRRLTSYFDDITCVEASDVALTEAKRKLGDKIEFIHSRFETAKLPRRYNNIVLTHVLEHLDDPVGLLKRINDEWLADGGRFFLVCPNANAPSRQIAVKMGLITHNAAVTPAEDQHGHRCTYSLDTLERDAVAAGLRVVHRSGIFFKALANFQWDRLLATDIISKEYLEGCYQLGQVYPDLCSSIFLMCERGPSK, from the coding sequence ATGAACACTGAACGCAACTACGACGCAGAAATCGCTGATACGGCGGACCATCAATACGCCTATGGCTTCGACTTCGACGTGATGCATCCCTACATGCTGCGGTCCTTCGAGCCGTTCATGAACCGGGCGGGCAGCGTGCTGGAACTGGGAAGTTTCAAGGGCGATTTCACGCGGCGGCTGACGAGCTACTTCGACGACATCACCTGCGTGGAAGCGTCGGATGTCGCCCTGACGGAAGCGAAGCGCAAGCTGGGCGACAAGATCGAGTTCATCCATTCGCGCTTCGAAACGGCCAAGCTGCCGCGTCGGTACAACAACATCGTGCTGACCCATGTGCTGGAGCATCTCGACGACCCCGTCGGCCTGCTCAAGCGCATCAACGATGAATGGCTGGCGGATGGCGGACGCTTCTTCCTGGTCTGTCCGAATGCCAACGCGCCTTCGCGGCAGATCGCCGTGAAGATGGGACTCATCACGCACAACGCGGCGGTCACGCCGGCGGAAGATCAGCACGGCCACCGCTGCACCTATTCGCTCGATACGCTGGAGCGTGACGCCGTGGCCGCCGGCCTGCGCGTCGTTCATCGCAGCGGCATCTTCTTCAAGGCGCTCGCGAACTTCCAGTGGGACCGCCTGCTGGCGACCGACATCATCTCGAAGGAGTACCTCGAGGGCTGCTATCAACTCGGGCAGGTCTATCCCGATCTTTGCTCCAGCATCTTCCTGATGTGCGAACGGGGACCGAGCAAATGA
- a CDS encoding glycosyltransferase family 2 protein, protein MKVSFVVAVYQNEGAISKTYEKIKGVFADQLAAHAYEVIFVDDGSTDGSLAEIRQLCAADPNVKGLTFTRNFGQMAAMLAGFKEASGDAVINISADLQDPVTLIPQMVDQWLAGSEIVICHRIEREDSWLAKTYSRMAYGMLRMAIPQMPAGGFDFVLMDRRVMDEFNAIDVRHRFFQGDLLWTGYRTSFIPYERQKRTIGKSQYNFAKKLKNFLDAMLDASYLPI, encoded by the coding sequence ATGAAGGTTTCGTTCGTCGTCGCCGTCTATCAGAACGAAGGCGCGATCTCCAAGACCTACGAGAAGATCAAGGGCGTGTTCGCTGATCAGTTGGCGGCGCATGCCTACGAGGTCATCTTCGTGGACGACGGCTCGACCGATGGGTCTCTCGCGGAGATACGTCAGCTTTGCGCGGCTGATCCGAACGTGAAGGGACTGACCTTCACGCGCAACTTCGGACAGATGGCCGCCATGCTGGCTGGCTTCAAGGAGGCCTCGGGCGACGCTGTCATCAACATCTCGGCCGATCTTCAGGACCCCGTGACGCTGATCCCCCAGATGGTCGATCAGTGGCTGGCCGGCTCGGAAATCGTCATTTGCCACCGCATCGAGCGTGAAGACAGCTGGCTCGCCAAAACCTATTCCCGCATGGCCTATGGAATGCTCCGCATGGCCATTCCGCAGATGCCTGCCGGCGGCTTCGATTTTGTGCTGATGGATCGACGGGTGATGGACGAATTCAACGCCATTGACGTGCGGCACCGATTCTTCCAGGGCGACCTGCTGTGGACAGGGTACCGAACGAGCTTCATTCCTTATGAGCGGCAGAAGCGAACCATCGGGAAGTCGCAGTACAACTTTGCCAAGAAGCTCAAGAATTTTCTGGATGCGATGCTCGATGCATCGTATTTGCCGATTTGA